A single window of Macaca mulatta isolate MMU2019108-1 chromosome 9, T2T-MMU8v2.0, whole genome shotgun sequence DNA harbors:
- the PBLD gene encoding phenazine biosynthesis-like domain-containing protein isoform X2: MKLPIFIADAFTARAFRGNPAAVCLLENELEEDMHQKIAREMNLSETAFIRKLHPTDNFAQSSCFGLRWFTPASEVPLCGHATLASAAVLFYKIKNMNSTLTFVTLSGELRARQAEDGIVLDLPLYPVYPQDFHEVEDLIKTAIGNTLVQDICYSPDTRKLLLRLSDTYNRSFLENLKVNTENLLQVENTGKVKGLILTLKGEPGGQSQSFDFYSRYFAPWVGVAEDPVTAFQCSQRGGELGISLRPAGRVDIRGGAAVVLEGTLTA; encoded by the exons ATGAAGCTTCCTATTTTCATAGCAGATGCATTCACAGCAAGAGCATTTCGTGGGAATCCTGCTGCTGTTTGCCTCCTAGAAAAT GAATTGGAAGAAGACATGCATCAGAAAATTGCAAGGGAGATGAACCtctctgaaactgcttttatCCGAAAACTGCACCCGACAGACAACTTTGCACAAa GTTCCTGCTTTGGACTAAGATGGTTTACACCGGCAAGTGAGGTTCCGCTCTGTGGCCACGCCACCCTGGCTTCTGCAGCTGTGCTGTTTTACAAAATAA AAAACATGAATAGCACACTCACGTTTGTCACTCTGAGTGGAGAACTAAGGGCCAGACAAGCAGAGGATGGCATTGTCCTGGACTTGCCTCTTTATCCAGTGTACCCCCAG GACTTCCATGAAGTAGAGGACTTGATAAAG ACTGCCATAGGCAACACACTGGTCCAGGACATCTGTTATTCTCCAGATACCCGAAAGCTCCTCCTCCGCCTCAGTGACACTTATAACAG GTCATTTCTGGAGAACCTGAAAGTGAACACGGAGAATCTGCTGCAAGTTGAAAACACAGGGAAGGTGAAAGGGCTTATTCTTACCCTTAAAGGAGAGCCTGGTGGGCAGAGCCAGTCGTTTGACTTTTACTCCAGATATTTTGCACCGTGGGTTGGTGTGGCTGAAGACCCAGTGACAG cGTTTCAGTGTTCCCAACGAGGAGGAGAGCTGGGAATTTCACTTCGTCCAGCTGGAAGGGTTGACATTAGAGGAGGTGCAGCTGTTGTTTTAGAGGGCACGCTGACAGCCTAG
- the PBLD gene encoding phenazine biosynthesis-like domain-containing protein isoform X1, with amino-acid sequence MKLPIFIADAFTARAFRGNPAAVCLLENELEEDMHQKIAREMNLSETAFIRKLHPTDNFAQSSCFGLRWFTPASEVPLCGHATLASAAVLFYKIKNMNSTLTFVTLSGELRARQAEDGIVLDLPLYPVYPQDFHEVEDLIKTAIGNTLVQDICYSPDTRKLLLRLSDTYNRSFLENLKVNTENLLQVENTGKVKGLILTLKGEPGGQSQSFDFYSRYFAPWVGVAEDPVTGSAHAVLSSYWSQQLGKKEMHAFQCSQRGGELGISLRPAGRVDIRGGAAVVLEGTLTA; translated from the exons ATGAAGCTTCCTATTTTCATAGCAGATGCATTCACAGCAAGAGCATTTCGTGGGAATCCTGCTGCTGTTTGCCTCCTAGAAAAT GAATTGGAAGAAGACATGCATCAGAAAATTGCAAGGGAGATGAACCtctctgaaactgcttttatCCGAAAACTGCACCCGACAGACAACTTTGCACAAa GTTCCTGCTTTGGACTAAGATGGTTTACACCGGCAAGTGAGGTTCCGCTCTGTGGCCACGCCACCCTGGCTTCTGCAGCTGTGCTGTTTTACAAAATAA AAAACATGAATAGCACACTCACGTTTGTCACTCTGAGTGGAGAACTAAGGGCCAGACAAGCAGAGGATGGCATTGTCCTGGACTTGCCTCTTTATCCAGTGTACCCCCAG GACTTCCATGAAGTAGAGGACTTGATAAAG ACTGCCATAGGCAACACACTGGTCCAGGACATCTGTTATTCTCCAGATACCCGAAAGCTCCTCCTCCGCCTCAGTGACACTTATAACAG GTCATTTCTGGAGAACCTGAAAGTGAACACGGAGAATCTGCTGCAAGTTGAAAACACAGGGAAGGTGAAAGGGCTTATTCTTACCCTTAAAGGAGAGCCTGGTGGGCAGAGCCAGTCGTTTGACTTTTACTCCAGATATTTTGCACCGTGGGTTGGTGTGGCTGAAGACCCAGTGACAG GGTCTGCACATGCTGTTCTCAGCAGCTACTGGTCCCAGCagctggggaagaaagaaatgcATG cGTTTCAGTGTTCCCAACGAGGAGGAGAGCTGGGAATTTCACTTCGTCCAGCTGGAAGGGTTGACATTAGAGGAGGTGCAGCTGTTGTTTTAGAGGGCACGCTGACAGCCTAG